A genomic segment from Ptychodera flava strain L36383 chromosome 8, AS_Pfla_20210202, whole genome shotgun sequence encodes:
- the LOC139139433 gene encoding putative ferric-chelate reductase 1 — MQCRFTLIRSIVIEEGALKNMTFNLGDGYYIFIVRAFAMKRAGAIYLAKHRVLPIISANKMDFNSVAVETSVAKRPFLLKCHAVTMLAGWVCCASIAIFFAKYFKGSWPNSTLCGHKVWFAMHGFLMLTNVICTVAGFVTVFIYVGGFVHYKKMYQPIFVHTCCGIAATALSLITSVMALFRPHTGTEK; from the exons ATGCAGTGTCGCTTTACCCTGATTAGATCGATTGTTATAGAAGAGGGTGCGTTGAAAAacatgacctttaaccttggcGACGGTTACTACATTTTCATCGTTCGAGCCTTCGCCATGAAACGAGCAG GCGCGATTTATTTAGCCAAACATCGGGTCCTGCCGATTATCTCCGCCAACAAGATGGACTTCAACTCCGTTGCTGTCGAAACCAGCGTTGCCAAGCGACCGTTTCTTCTGAAATGTCACG CTGTGACGATGCTTGCCGGATGGGTTTGCTGTGCCAGCATAGCCATCTTCTTTGCAAAGTACTTCAAAGGAAGCTGGCCAAATTCTACACTCTGTGGGCACAAGGTTTGGTTTGCG ATGCACGGCTTTCTGATGCTGACGAACGTCATTTGCACAGTAGCTGGTTTCGTCACTGTCTTCATCTATGTCGGTGGGTTTGTTCACTACAAGAAAATGTACCAG CCAATCTTTGTGCACACTTGTTGTGGTATAGCGGCGACGGCCTTGAGTTTGATCACGTCGGTGATGGCGCTGTTTCGACCACATACGGGAACCGAGAAGTGA
- the LOC139138451 gene encoding uncharacterized protein, which produces MSSFILAIACVFTGIDLEMLDLPEYTFWIMVGYVLLNAVTYILLKLVIGVAENGVARKQGEHYELQDRTGPIGSRNQLVGDEKVTPPSSRMAIFLLGLHSVGVVGITVALTCITASM; this is translated from the exons ATGTCATCGTTCATTTTGGCAA TTGCATGTGTGTTTACTGGAATTGATCTGGAAATGCTGGACCTGCCAGAGTACACATTTTGGATCATGGTTGGATACGTGTTGTTAAATGCAGTTACCTACATCCTCCTAAAGCTCGTCATAGGAGTCGCTGAAAATGGag TTGCCAGGAAACAGGGAGAACACTACGAACTGCAGGATCGGACCGGGCCAATTGGATCAAGAAACCAACTGGTCGGAGATGAGAAAGTTACCCCTCCC AGTTCGAGGATGGCAATATTTCTACTAGGGCTACACTCTGTTGGTGTGGTGGGAATTACAGTGGCACTGACATGCATTACTGCGTCGATGTGA
- the LOC139138449 gene encoding putative ferric-chelate reductase 1, with the protein MCKYRIILAKHFKIIWPNSSLCGEKVWFGLHRSLMIFNFLCFVGGFVVIFVHVKGFVPYRYMDQPIFIHAACGISATALGVINPFMALLRPHPGTKRRPYFNWAHWGVGTSAHILAIACVFIGIDLEMLDLPDYVFWVMVGYVLFHVVVDILLKLVIGIAKNGVERRKTEQYEMGKNGDLRMSSSDGKTTPPGSAVATAIIAIHTIGVLGVVATIIVNIALL; encoded by the exons ATGTGCAAGTATCGCATCATACTTGCAAAacacttcaaaatcatttggCCCAACTCCTCCCTCTGCGGCGAGAAAGTCTGGTTTGGT TTGCATCGTTCACTCATGATATTCAACTTCCTTTGTTTCGTCGGTGGATTCGTTGTCATCTTCGTCCACGTGAAAGGGTTTGTCCCGTATAGGTACATGGACCAG CCAATCTTTATACACGCTGCTTGCGGTATCTCGGCAACTGCACTCGGAGTAATAAACCCCTTCATGGCGCTTCTGAGACCACATCCGGGAACCAAAAG GCGTCCATATTTCAATTGGGCTCACTGGGGAGTTGGCACTTCAGCACAcatattggcaa TTGCCTGTGTATTCATTGGAATCGACCTGGAGATGTTGGATCTTCCAGACTACGTATTCTGGGTCATGGTTGGATATGTCCTGTTTCACGTTGTCGTCGACATACTCTTGAAACTTGTCATAGGAATCGCCAAAAACGGAG TTGAACGTAGGAAGACGGAGCAGTACGAAATGGGAAAGAATGGCGATTTACGTATGTCATCGAGTGACGGAAAGACAACTCCTCCT GGATCGGCCGTCGCTACTGCAATAATTGCAATCCACACCATTGGTGTGCTCGGCGTCGTTGCAACAATCATCgtcaacattgctttgttgTAA